A genomic segment from Colletotrichum higginsianum IMI 349063 chromosome 5, whole genome shotgun sequence encodes:
- a CDS encoding RNA recognition domain-containing protein, with protein sequence MAAPAFLQQSQPFRSSNTQAPFLSSVNPFDRDATKPVGTPFANSVPVASSVLIRRLPLNTSEESLRLMVVWSKELVDVEVLPVDQSEDIGFRSAVLKFRSTNGAIEAKNMLDGKSNISNDASMIVEVLGGSPTAPRRYAEPAGNGSSSTTSSAASSAPSSRQPSRFNGAFQSLEKISPPMNGIYGSSELPNPDSSAHYQNLFSPQSPIGNHLTERTRISGKSLINDDAADDDETGELLKDPVAYAENGATAQRRATAPQLPISRLASLSLNTSATPSPSSLPQYGQQGMSAISAHPVMSPTAMGGGPHSVPFPMGGNHPYGRHNFPPVNPADQNPPCNTLYVGNLPIDTSEEELKAMFSKQRGYKRLCFRTKQNGPMCFVEFEDVSFATKALHELYGHPLHNSVKGGIRLSFSKNPLGVRSGQTPGPATSPMSGMMAGSANGFKTTNGPPPGLAAPPGLGTGRFNGNPGAQSYTVAGFPASGNNNVWNGYNSNAMTAGGPGSLMNGNNSNYLPPHMLGR encoded by the coding sequence ATGGCTGCGCCGGCTTTTCTACAACAATCGCAACCTTTTAGGTCGTCCAACACCCAAGCCCCATTCCTCTCGTCCGTCAACCCATTTGACCGCGATGCGACGAAACCCGTCGGTACCCCTTTCGCCAACTCGGTCCCCGTCGCATCCTCGGTTCTGATCCGTCGTCTTCCGCTGAATACCTCGGAGGAATCTCTTCGCCTGATGGTGGTCTGGTCCAAGGAACTGGTCGACGTTGAGGTGCTTCCCGTGGACCAGTCAGAGGACATCGGATTTCGGTCGGCCGTTTTGAAATTTAGATCTACCAACGGTGCAATCGAAGCGAAAAACATGCTTGATGGGAAATCGAACATTTCCAACGATGCCAGCATGATTGTTGAGGTTTTGGGAGGTAGCCCGACCGCACCAAGGAGATACGCTGAACCCGCAGGGAACGGGTCGTCTAGTActacctcctccgccgcgtcTTCGGCTCCGTCCTCGCGACAACCTTCGCGCTTCAACGGCGCATTCCAGTCCCTCGAGAAGATCTCGCCGCCCATGAACGGTATCTACGGCTCCAGCGAGCTGCCCAACCCGGACTCGAGCGCACATTATCAGAATCTATTCTCACCCCAATCTCCGATCGGGAACCATCTAACGGAGCGAACGCGCATCTCTGGGAAATCGTTgatcaacgacgacgccgccgacgatgacgagactGGCGAGTTGCTGAAGGACCCAGTCGCCTACGCGGAAAACGGTGCCACGGCCCAGAGAAGGGCCACCGCCCCACAGCTGCCCATCTCGCGTTTGGCCAGCCTATCCCTCAACACCAGCGCGACACCAAGCCCGTCTTCGCTTCCGCAGTATGGCCAGCAAGGGATGAGTGCCATTTCGGCCCATCCGGTCATGTCACCAACCGCCATGGGCGGAGGGCCACACAGCGTGCCATTTCCCATGGGAGGCAATCATCCGTATGGTCGCCACAACTTTCCGCCAGTGAACCCTGCGGATCAGAACCCGCCTTGCAACACACTCTACGTCGGCAACCTACCCATTGACAcgtccgaggaggagctgaaAGCCATGTTCTCCAAGCAACGGGGATACAAGCGACTTTGCTTCCGGACTAAGCAGAACGGACCGATGTGTTTTGTGGAGTTTGAGGATGTCTCTTTCGCCACGAAGGCTCTACATGAACTCTACGGGCACCCTCTGCACAACAGCGTAAAAGGTGGCATCCGCTTGAGCTTTTCGAAGAATCCGCTGGGCGTCAGGTCGGGTCAAACCCCGGGCCCGGCTACTTCTCCCATGAGCGGCATGATGGCGGGGTCTGCCAATGGGTTCAAGACTACCAACGGCCCTCCCCCGGGTCTCGCTGCCCCTCCCGGTCTCGGTACTGGACGGTTCAACGGCAACCCGGGCGCCCAGTCTTATACTGTTGCCGGTTTTCCGGCGAGCGGTAATAACAACGTCTGGAACGGATACAACAGCAATGCCATGACTGCCGGCGGACCGGGCTCCCTAATGAACGGCAACAATTCGAATTACCTGCCACCCCACATGCTGGGGAGGTAG